From one Lotus japonicus ecotype B-129 chromosome 3, LjGifu_v1.2 genomic stretch:
- the LOC130748085 gene encoding uncharacterized protein LOC130748085: MKEWKKKFVAASSLEVSNAPAIVHASIGESVSADPNVIVPSVIHEISVESVFVPNVEPHVETLVETTSDVNMEPSAGNPNPIVDTYELDLQIHQSTLGSEPSTGCKKSVLENVQELLSFWS, from the coding sequence ATGAAGGAGTGGAAGAAGAAATTTGTTGCTGCAAGTTCTCTTGAAGTCTCAAATGCACCAGCAATtgttcatgcaagcataggtgAATCTGTAAGTGCAGATCCTAATGTTATTGTGCCTAGTGTGATTCATGAGATATCAGTTGAATCTGTTTTTGTTCCCAATGTTGAACCCCATGTTGAGACATTAGTTGAGACTACTTCAGATGTGAATATGGAACCCTCTGCTGGAAATCCAAACCCCATTGTTGACACATATGAACTTGATCTCCAAATCCATCAATCTACCTTGGGTTCTGAACCATCTACCGGTTGTAAGAAGTCAGTTCTTGAAAATGTTCAGGAATTGCTGTCATTCTGGTCTTAG